The following proteins are co-located in the Bacillota bacterium genome:
- a CDS encoding bifunctional enoyl-CoA hydratase/phosphate acetyltransferase, producing MKDFQEVIAEARAQGPVRVAVAQAADPEVLTAIKEARQAGLAEGVLVGNPGTISHLLTELNEDAAAYTIVPAASLDECASKAVALVRSDEADVLMKGLLQTATFLRPVLDKEKGLRAGQLISQASIFEWPEKEKLLIVTDCAINITPDLKQKKGILQNAICLAQALGIEKPKVAALCALELVNPDMPETVDAAALAKMADRGEIKNAVVDGPLAFDNAVSEEAAAHKGIFSPVAGKVDILLVPDMKTGNVIHKSFIHFAHLKGAAIVIGARDPLIATSRSDHADTKLNSLAVANLLAHYLKK from the coding sequence ATGAAAGATTTTCAAGAAGTCATCGCGGAGGCAAGAGCCCAAGGTCCGGTACGCGTAGCTGTAGCACAGGCAGCGGACCCCGAGGTCCTTACGGCAATCAAAGAGGCTAGACAAGCCGGGCTAGCAGAAGGAGTACTGGTGGGCAATCCAGGCACCATCTCCCACCTGCTAACTGAGCTGAACGAAGATGCAGCGGCTTATACCATAGTGCCAGCGGCCAGCCTGGACGAGTGTGCCTCAAAAGCTGTGGCCTTGGTCCGATCAGATGAGGCCGATGTGCTTATGAAAGGCTTGCTTCAGACAGCCACCTTCCTAAGACCGGTACTGGACAAGGAGAAAGGGCTGCGAGCCGGACAGCTAATCAGTCAGGCTAGTATTTTCGAGTGGCCCGAAAAAGAAAAACTCCTAATTGTAACCGACTGCGCCATTAACATAACCCCAGATCTGAAGCAAAAGAAAGGCATCCTGCAAAACGCCATTTGCCTGGCCCAGGCACTGGGCATTGAAAAACCGAAAGTGGCCGCTTTATGCGCTTTGGAATTGGTTAACCCAGATATGCCTGAAACTGTTGATGCGGCGGCCTTGGCCAAGATGGCTGACAGGGGCGAAATCAAAAACGCCGTGGTGGATGGGCCGTTAGCATTTGATAATGCCGTTTCGGAGGAAGCAGCCGCCCACAAGGGTATCTTCAGCCCTGTGGCCGGTAAGGTAGACATTCTCTTGGTGCCTGACATGAAAACCGGCAATGTAATCCACAAGTCATTTATTCACTTCGCTCATTTGAAAGGTGCCGCAATTGTCATCGGCGCTCGGGATCCACTCATTGCCACTTCCAGGAGTGACCATGCCGACACTAAGCTGAACTCATTAGCAGTAGCAAATCTACTGGCTCACTATCTGAAGAAATAG
- the uppP gene encoding undecaprenyl-diphosphatase UppP, translating to MNVLQAVVLGIVQGLGEFLPISSSAHLVLVPWLFNWPEHGLTFDVALHLGTMLAVIAYFWRELLEVVFFGLTRPRSRDGQLFWYLAVASVPGAILGLLFEEQAETIFRSPWLIALMLAAMGIVLWLADKRGRKIRRIEDVTLLDSILVGISQGAAIIPGVSRSGITMTAGLLVGMEREAAARFSFLLSVPMVAGAGFYKLKDITFAALDLPFVLGVIVAAMVGYWAIHFLLQYLRQGSYLVFAI from the coding sequence ATGAACGTTCTACAAGCTGTTGTGTTAGGTATTGTACAGGGCTTAGGAGAATTCTTACCTATTTCCAGCTCAGCCCATCTAGTATTAGTACCATGGCTCTTCAATTGGCCTGAGCACGGACTTACTTTCGATGTGGCTTTACATTTGGGTACTATGTTGGCAGTGATAGCCTATTTTTGGCGCGAGCTTTTGGAAGTGGTGTTCTTTGGACTGACTCGGCCACGAAGCAGAGACGGACAGCTATTCTGGTATTTGGCGGTGGCCTCGGTTCCGGGAGCCATACTTGGGTTGCTGTTCGAGGAACAGGCTGAGACCATTTTCCGGAGCCCTTGGCTGATAGCGCTGATGCTGGCTGCCATGGGTATTGTCCTTTGGCTGGCTGATAAGCGCGGGCGAAAGATAAGACGAATAGAAGATGTAACATTGCTGGACAGTATTCTGGTAGGCATTTCCCAGGGTGCAGCCATTATTCCCGGCGTTTCCAGGTCTGGCATTACCATGACTGCGGGCCTTCTTGTAGGCATGGAGCGAGAAGCGGCAGCGCGCTTTTCCTTCCTACTGTCGGTACCCATGGTGGCCGGTGCCGGCTTCTATAAACTCAAGGACATCACTTTTGCTGCCCTTGATTTACCCTTTGTTCTAGGTGTAATAGTGGCGGCAATGGTGGGGTACTGGGCTATTCACTTCTTACTTCAATACTTACGTCAGGGCAGTTACTTAGTCTTTGCCATCT